The following are from one region of the Sardina pilchardus chromosome 4, fSarPil1.1, whole genome shotgun sequence genome:
- the LOC134077872 gene encoding uncharacterized protein LOC134077872 isoform X4, with protein sequence MASQLNVTVGQSVLLPFTIPPPPPPLGVTRVYWQTDADREEGILLLHFINMGVEELQRQAPQYQNRTTLDLNQVMTGNLSLELRNVTEADNQTTICCLWSKDKAVPKKVSCITLMVLPKPDVESTAPDSQSFPGWATGLLIVALLACGAVVLYKVLQGWTGRRDRRDTEVKYDGDAGELDHVTADGTADATANGTVNGTANGTANGTANGTADGTADATTNGTVNSTANGTANNTANDKEPQSDTPLMTGHS encoded by the exons ATGGCCTCCCAGCTGAACGTCACTGTGGGCCAGTCAGTGCTGCTGCCTTTCAccatcccccctccacccccacctctggGGGTCACTCGGGTCTACTGGCAAACAGATGCAGACAGGGAAGAGGGCATTTTGCTGCTCCACTTCATCAATATGGGTGTGGAGGAGCTTCAACGCCAGGCTCCTCAGTATCAGAACCGAACCACTCTGGACCTCAATCAAGTGATGACTGGAAACCTGAGTTTGGAGCTGAGGAACGTAACAGAGGCGGACAACCAGACCACCATCTGCTGCCTTTGGTCCAAGGACAAGGCGGTGCCGAAGAAAGTCAGCTGCATCACACTAATGGTGCTGCCGAAGCCTGATGTTG AGTCTACAGCTCCAGACTCTCAGTCCTTCCCAGGCTGGGCTACAGGACTGCTGATAGTGGCTCTTCTTGCCTGTGGGGCAGTGGTTCTCTACAAAG TTCTTCAAGGATGGACTGGACGAAGGGACCGCAGAG atactgaagtgaaatatgaTGGAGATGCAGGGGAACTTGATCATGTTACCGCTGACGGCACAGCTGATGCCACAGCGAATGGCACAGTAAACGGCACAGCAAACGGCACCGCGAATGGCACCGCGAACGGCACCGCTGACGGCACAGCTGACGCCACAACGAACGGCACAGTAAACAGCACCGCGAACGGCACCGCTAACAACACAGCTAATGACAAGGAACCGCAGAGTGACACTCCACTGATGACCGGTcacagctga
- the LOC134077872 gene encoding uncharacterized protein LOC134077872 isoform X2: MIWILELLFFAALPLSMASQLNVTVGQSVLLPFTIPPPPPPLGVTRVYWQTDADREEGILLLHFINMGVEELQRQAPQYQNRTTLDLNQVMTGNLSLELRNVTEADNQTTICCLWSKDKAVPKKVSCITLMVLPKPDVESTAPDSQSFPGWATGLLIVALLACGAVVLYKVLQGWTGRRDRRDTEVKYDGDAGELDHVTADGTADATANGTVNGTANGTANGTANGTADGTADATTNGTVNSTANGTANNTANDKEPQSDTPLMTGHS; encoded by the exons ATGATCTGGATTCTGGAGTTACTGTTTTTTG CAGCACTCCCTCTCAGCATGGCCTCCCAGCTGAACGTCACTGTGGGCCAGTCAGTGCTGCTGCCTTTCAccatcccccctccacccccacctctggGGGTCACTCGGGTCTACTGGCAAACAGATGCAGACAGGGAAGAGGGCATTTTGCTGCTCCACTTCATCAATATGGGTGTGGAGGAGCTTCAACGCCAGGCTCCTCAGTATCAGAACCGAACCACTCTGGACCTCAATCAAGTGATGACTGGAAACCTGAGTTTGGAGCTGAGGAACGTAACAGAGGCGGACAACCAGACCACCATCTGCTGCCTTTGGTCCAAGGACAAGGCGGTGCCGAAGAAAGTCAGCTGCATCACACTAATGGTGCTGCCGAAGCCTGATGTTG AGTCTACAGCTCCAGACTCTCAGTCCTTCCCAGGCTGGGCTACAGGACTGCTGATAGTGGCTCTTCTTGCCTGTGGGGCAGTGGTTCTCTACAAAG TTCTTCAAGGATGGACTGGACGAAGGGACCGCAGAG atactgaagtgaaatatgaTGGAGATGCAGGGGAACTTGATCATGTTACCGCTGACGGCACAGCTGATGCCACAGCGAATGGCACAGTAAACGGCACAGCAAACGGCACCGCGAATGGCACCGCGAACGGCACCGCTGACGGCACAGCTGACGCCACAACGAACGGCACAGTAAACAGCACCGCGAACGGCACCGCTAACAACACAGCTAATGACAAGGAACCGCAGAGTGACACTCCACTGATGACCGGTcacagctga
- the LOC134077872 gene encoding uncharacterized protein LOC134077872 isoform X1: MALCDKTTTCFLEILIFALPLSMASQLNVTVGQSVLLPFTIPPPPPPLGVTRVYWQTDADREEGILLLHFINMGVEELQRQAPQYQNRTTLDLNQVMTGNLSLELRNVTEADNQTTICCLWSKDKAVPKKVSCITLMVLPKPDVESTAPDSQSFPGWATGLLIVALLACGAVVLYKVLQGWTGRRDRRDTEVKYDGDAGELDHVTADGTADATANGTVNGTANGTANGTANGTADGTADATTNGTVNSTANGTANNTANDKEPQSDTPLMTGHS, encoded by the exons CACTCCCTCTCAGCATGGCCTCCCAGCTGAACGTCACTGTGGGCCAGTCAGTGCTGCTGCCTTTCAccatcccccctccacccccacctctggGGGTCACTCGGGTCTACTGGCAAACAGATGCAGACAGGGAAGAGGGCATTTTGCTGCTCCACTTCATCAATATGGGTGTGGAGGAGCTTCAACGCCAGGCTCCTCAGTATCAGAACCGAACCACTCTGGACCTCAATCAAGTGATGACTGGAAACCTGAGTTTGGAGCTGAGGAACGTAACAGAGGCGGACAACCAGACCACCATCTGCTGCCTTTGGTCCAAGGACAAGGCGGTGCCGAAGAAAGTCAGCTGCATCACACTAATGGTGCTGCCGAAGCCTGATGTTG AGTCTACAGCTCCAGACTCTCAGTCCTTCCCAGGCTGGGCTACAGGACTGCTGATAGTGGCTCTTCTTGCCTGTGGGGCAGTGGTTCTCTACAAAG TTCTTCAAGGATGGACTGGACGAAGGGACCGCAGAG atactgaagtgaaatatgaTGGAGATGCAGGGGAACTTGATCATGTTACCGCTGACGGCACAGCTGATGCCACAGCGAATGGCACAGTAAACGGCACAGCAAACGGCACCGCGAATGGCACCGCGAACGGCACCGCTGACGGCACAGCTGACGCCACAACGAACGGCACAGTAAACAGCACCGCGAACGGCACCGCTAACAACACAGCTAATGACAAGGAACCGCAGAGTGACACTCCACTGATGACCGGTcacagctga
- the LOC134077872 gene encoding uncharacterized protein LOC134077872 isoform X3, with product MIWILELLFFALPLSMASQLNVTVGQSVLLPFTIPPPPPPLGVTRVYWQTDADREEGILLLHFINMGVEELQRQAPQYQNRTTLDLNQVMTGNLSLELRNVTEADNQTTICCLWSKDKAVPKKVSCITLMVLPKPDVESTAPDSQSFPGWATGLLIVALLACGAVVLYKVLQGWTGRRDRRDTEVKYDGDAGELDHVTADGTADATANGTVNGTANGTANGTANGTADGTADATTNGTVNSTANGTANNTANDKEPQSDTPLMTGHS from the exons ATGATCTGGATTCTGGAGTTACTGTTTTTTG CACTCCCTCTCAGCATGGCCTCCCAGCTGAACGTCACTGTGGGCCAGTCAGTGCTGCTGCCTTTCAccatcccccctccacccccacctctggGGGTCACTCGGGTCTACTGGCAAACAGATGCAGACAGGGAAGAGGGCATTTTGCTGCTCCACTTCATCAATATGGGTGTGGAGGAGCTTCAACGCCAGGCTCCTCAGTATCAGAACCGAACCACTCTGGACCTCAATCAAGTGATGACTGGAAACCTGAGTTTGGAGCTGAGGAACGTAACAGAGGCGGACAACCAGACCACCATCTGCTGCCTTTGGTCCAAGGACAAGGCGGTGCCGAAGAAAGTCAGCTGCATCACACTAATGGTGCTGCCGAAGCCTGATGTTG AGTCTACAGCTCCAGACTCTCAGTCCTTCCCAGGCTGGGCTACAGGACTGCTGATAGTGGCTCTTCTTGCCTGTGGGGCAGTGGTTCTCTACAAAG TTCTTCAAGGATGGACTGGACGAAGGGACCGCAGAG atactgaagtgaaatatgaTGGAGATGCAGGGGAACTTGATCATGTTACCGCTGACGGCACAGCTGATGCCACAGCGAATGGCACAGTAAACGGCACAGCAAACGGCACCGCGAATGGCACCGCGAACGGCACCGCTGACGGCACAGCTGACGCCACAACGAACGGCACAGTAAACAGCACCGCGAACGGCACCGCTAACAACACAGCTAATGACAAGGAACCGCAGAGTGACACTCCACTGATGACCGGTcacagctga